A stretch of the Acyrthosiphon pisum isolate AL4f chromosome A2, pea_aphid_22Mar2018_4r6ur, whole genome shotgun sequence genome encodes the following:
- the LOC115034069 gene encoding uncharacterized protein LOC115034069 has protein sequence MDLECNKTVYRVLEIYLTPLIKNIPYRYYKCKFAKKFFCNATLKELPNGQKITNRTHNHDVDLNVVRMAQFKKRLEMRSATDLIPLTQIYDEEARNFPESASNYTKHSAESFMRRARTLSLPMIPETISDLANLFIAGNLNRYSVDGEVVYKGCVQDTNGKFSIVFASQSLITNALTMCKRELHADATFRIVPSKPKFYQLLTLHGIIENHSIPLVYALMESKKKCSYQAVLSYIKTQLLPNFNPRKILTDFETGLSKTLQDYFPSARRVGCWFHHNQAVWKKMKSLGYLNLVNENQHALNTLRRIMVLPLLPGDKINQGLRSVKRYARRNDINMNLLFDYYERFWIAKVGCDVLSVHNQPRRTNNHLESFHNKLRYSFGVAHPNLWIFLNKLCNLMQGTSIVVNQLSNGLNPTRNTRGKFIANSIKIKYATQQLHLGLINIEEFLKRCSYSVASYEERLRNFSLNITYENENEEDYRIQEQEDNNQQPEDAVETIDDDDLELNNILNNNEPNDIGSPLLENIDDQMVNIQQDESGNQQDWNEEDFIIEEELDPDIIRMMETDNRIRMLEIENIPFVQVPSVLPPITNSDQMCVVCTVSEKTHAFIPCGHIAVCGDCLVLLDPQRCPLCNQEFTTFLRIWS, from the exons ATGGATTTAGAATGTAACAAAACTGTGTACAGAGTCTTAGAAATTTACCTGACCCCATTAATCAAAAACATACCTTACAGGTACTACAAATGTAAATTtgcaaaaaagtttttttgtaaCGCAACTTTGAAGGAACTTCCTAATGGACAAAAGATTACAAATCGAACTCATAACCACGACGTGGATTTAAATGTGGTTCGTATGGCGCAGTTTAAAAAACGTTTGGAAATGAGATCTGCTACGGATTTGATTCCACTGACTCAAATTTATGACGAGGAAGCACGCAA ttttccaGAATCAGCCTCAAATTACACTAAACATTCGGCTGAGAGTTTTATGAGAAGGGCAAGGACATTGTCACTTCCAATGATTCCTGAGACCATAAGTGATCTGGCCAATCTATTTATAGCCGGAAATTTAAACCGATATAGTGTTGATGGAGAAGTAGTTTATAAAg gtTGTGTACAGGATACAAATGGCAAGTTTTCTATAGTATTTGCATCACAGTCTCTGATAACTAATGCTCTTACTATGTGTAAGCGAGAGTTACACGCTGATGCTACTTTTCGAATAGTCCCTTCAAAGCCCAAATTTTACCAACTGTTGACATTACATGGTATAATAGAAAATCAT agtatACCACTAGTTTATGCTTTGATGGAGTCTAAAAAGAAATGTAGTTATCAAGCTGTGTTGAGTTACATTAAAACTCAACTTCTTCCAAACTTTAACCCCCGTAAAATACTAACAGATTTTGAAACTGGCTTGAGCAAAACATTGCAAGACTACTTTCCTTCAGCGAGACGGGTTGGTTGCTGGTTTCATCACAAccaa GCAGTGTGGAAGAAGATGAAAAGTCTTGGATATTTAAATTTGGTGAATGAAAATCAACATGCTCTTAATACATTAAGACGCATTATGGTGCTACCCTTGTTACCTGGAGATAAAATCAATCAAGGCCTAAGATCTGTAAAGAGATATGCGCGAagaaatgatattaatatgaacctactatttgattattatgaaag gttTTGGATTGCCAAAGTAGGATGTGATGTATTATCTGTTCATAATCAACCCAGGAGAACAAACAACCATCTAGAATCATTTCACAATAAGTTGAGATATTCCTTTGGAGTGGCACACCCAAATCTGTGGATATTTCTTA ataAGTTGTGTAATTTAATGCAAGGTACATCGATTGTAGTAAACCAACTATCGAATGGGCTGAATCCCACAAGAAATACTAGAGGAAAATTTATTgctaatagtataaaaataaaatatgctacTCAACAACTACATCTTGGTCTCATCAACATAgaagaatttttaaaacgatGTTCGTATTCCGTAGCATCATATGAAGAACGATTAAGAAATTTTTCACTTAACATAacatatgaaaatgaaaatgaagaaGACTATAGAATTCAAGAACAAGAAG ataataatcaaCAACCAGAAGATGCAGTAGAGACAATAGATGATGATGACCTCGAACTCAATAATATCTTAAACAATAATGAACCTAATGATATTGGAAGCCCTCTGTtggaaaatatag ATGATCAAATGGTAAACATTCAACAAGATGAAAGCGGCAACCAACAGGATT GGAATGAAGaagattttattattgaagAGGAATTAGATCCTGATATAATACGGATGATGGAAACTGACAACAGAATAAGAATGTTGGAAATAGAAAATATACCATTTGTTCAGGTTCCATCTGTTCTTCCTCCAATTACAAACTCTGATCAAATGTGTGTAGTTTGCACTGTTTCAGAAAAAACTCATGCATTCATACCTTGTGGACACATAGCTGTGTGTGGTGATTGCCTAGTATTATTAGACCCGCAACGCTGTCCATTATGTAACCAggaatttacaacatttttaagaatttggtcataa